Proteins from a single region of Hermetia illucens chromosome 3, iHerIll2.2.curated.20191125, whole genome shotgun sequence:
- the LOC119652352 gene encoding Golgi to ER traffic protein 4 homolog, which translates to MSATTERGNSGRGGITRVLAKLEASVASGNYYEAHQMYRTLYFRYVGQKKFTECLDLLYNGAITFLNRNQQSSGIDLAILVVDTLEKSQEKNHELWIQRMGELLAKTSPAAVERETLITRAVKWSADISKNQLGHPLMHKLIARIMWSEGNIELARHHYLLSRDGVSCGEMLVHLSRNKGYPSETDLFIAQIILQQLCLKETKIASETFETYTKYHPKIARTEPPFVMPLLNFIFFLLKAIETNGKLAMFKALCDLYKASLDRDPSYEKYLQKIGIIFFGAQPPQQPGMGGLFGNLFTRMFQSMNEEEDAMPQQQHQQQSGSGGGPNTRSRRNDASSELD; encoded by the exons ATGTCTGCGACGACAGAGCGCGGCAATAGCGGGCGCGGTGGTATTACACGTGTCCTCGCGAAGTTAGAGGCCTCCGTCGCGAGCGGAAACTACTACGAGGCCCATCAGATGTATCGCACCCTCTACTTCCGATATGTCGGCCAGAAAAAGTTCACAGAATGCTTAGACCTGCTCTACAACGGCGCGATCACCTTTTTGAATCGCAATCAACAAAGCAGCGGAATTGACTTGGCGATTTTGGTCGTGGACACGCTGGAGAAGTCGCAGGAGAAGAACCACGAACTCTGGATACAACGAATGGGGGAGCTCCTGGCGAAAACCAGCCCCGCCGCGGTGGAACGAGAAACATTGATT ACCCGCGCCGTGAAATGGAGTGCGGACATCTCCAAAAACCAACTCGGCCACCCGCTAATGCATAAACTCATTGCGCGGATCATGTGGTCCGAGGGAAATATCGAGCTGGCGCGGCATCACTACTTGCTCTCCCGCGATGGGGTCAGTTGCGGCGAAATGCTGGTGCACCTGAGCCGCAACAAAGGATATCCGTCCGAGACAGATCTCTTCATCGCTCAAATCATCCTGCAGCAGCTCTGCCTGAAGGAGACCAAAATAGCTAGCGAAACATTCGAGACCTACACCAAGTACCACCCCAAGATCGCCCGTACGGAGCCGCCGTTTGTGATGCCACTTTTGAATTTCATATTCTTCCTGCTGAAGGCAATCGAAACGAACGGCAAACTAGCCATGTTCAAAGCACTCTGTGATCTCTACAAAGCTTCGCTGGACCGCGACCCCTCCTACGAGAAATACCTGCAGAAAATCGGGATAATATTCTTCGGTGCTCAGCCGCCGCAGCAGCCTGGCATGGGCGGGCTGTTCGGCAACTTATTCACTAGAATGTTCCAGAGCATGAACGAGGAGGAGGATGCAATGCCACAACAACAGCACCAGCAGCAGTCTGGGAGTGGTGGCGGTCCGAACACGAGGTCCAGGAGAAACGACGCGTCTTCGGAGTTAGACTAA